The following proteins come from a genomic window of Montipora capricornis isolate CH-2021 chromosome 9, ASM3666992v2, whole genome shotgun sequence:
- the LOC138015429 gene encoding uncharacterized protein isoform X2, with protein MTSVYENAICDIRRQISRHPYNWTPGRSFGRFRTRSHPFSHTDWEELLKRKWNKRARPLSQVEWKEKQARNMNVNVDDCAEFLMGRRCGRRRRLLFRNGYYLTIQPDGSVRGTKDKDSPYATVEICSVGAGLVKIAGVETEFFLTIDDSGTLRATDADSEECVFEDVMVRDFYSAYKSYLYSNQHWTVAISDDDGKAFTACCQGPLDSDLQAHLLPEMVPESDTSSDEESIPESQTSRYGSRYVRMDTSRSLERQTSRLIDLLNFDLEVCLLAEFKEDDAVNVVTFPDNKVDLGPSLSEILKELGTSL; from the exons ATGACTAGTGTTTATGAAAACGCAATTTGCGACATAAGAAGGCAAATCTCAAGGCATCCCTACAACTGGACACCCGGAAGATCTTTCGGGCGTTTTAGGACCAGGTCACACCCATTTTCCCACACAGATTGGGAAGAACTTCTTAAGAGAAAATGGAACAAGCGAGCTCGTCCTTTGTCTCAGGTGgaatggaaagaaaaacaagctaggAACATGAACGTTAATGTTGATGATTGTGCCGAGTTCCTCATGGGTCGGAGGTGTGGCAGAAGACGTAGGCTACTTTTTCGAAATGGATATTATTTGACCATACAACCCGATGGAAGCGTGAGAGGGACTAAGGACAAAGACTCGCCTTATG CCACTGTCGAGATTTGTTCCGTTGGAGCTGGATTGGTGAAAATCGCTGGAGTAGAGACAGAGTTTTTCTTGACAATTGATGATTCTGGAACGTTGCGCGCAACG GATGCAGACAGCGAAGAGTGCGTTTTCGAAGACGTTATGGTCAGAGACTTCTATAGCGCTTACAAGTCATACTTGTACTCAAATCAACATTGGACAGTGGCAATAAGCGACGACGATGGCAAAGCTTTCACTGCATGTTGTCAGGGGCCTCTTGATTCGGATCTTCAAGCACATTTACTCCCCGAGATGGTACCCGAAAGTGACACTTCATCGGACGAAGAGTCAATTCCTGAATCGCAAACGTCACGCTATGGGTCACGTTACGTCAGAATGGATACGTCACGCTCTCTGGAAAGGCAAACGTCACGCCTCATTGACCTCCTTAATTTTGATCTCGAGGTTTGTTTGCTAGCGGAATTCAAAGAAGACGATGCAGTGAACGTTGTAACATTTCCTGATAACAAAGTTGATCTTGGACCCTCTCTTTCAGAGATACTCAAAGAGCTAGGAACCAGTTTATAA
- the LOC138015429 gene encoding uncharacterized protein isoform X1 — protein MRDPSVQNSMQYPLWNFDVKVTMSYSVQGNQTERELNKMTSVYENAICDIRRQISRHPYNWTPGRSFGRFRTRSHPFSHTDWEELLKRKWNKRARPLSQVEWKEKQARNMNVNVDDCAEFLMGRRCGRRRRLLFRNGYYLTIQPDGSVRGTKDKDSPYATVEICSVGAGLVKIAGVETEFFLTIDDSGTLRATDADSEECVFEDVMVRDFYSAYKSYLYSNQHWTVAISDDDGKAFTACCQGPLDSDLQAHLLPEMVPESDTSSDEESIPESQTSRYGSRYVRMDTSRSLERQTSRLIDLLNFDLEVCLLAEFKEDDAVNVVTFPDNKVDLGPSLSEILKELGTSL, from the exons ATGAGAGACCCATCAGTGCAAAATTCAATGCAATATCCCTTGTGGAATTTTGATGTAAAGGTCACAATGAGTTACTCGGTGCAGGGTAATCAAACAGAGAGGGAG CTAAACAAGATGACTAGTGTTTATGAAAACGCAATTTGCGACATAAGAAGGCAAATCTCAAGGCATCCCTACAACTGGACACCCGGAAGATCTTTCGGGCGTTTTAGGACCAGGTCACACCCATTTTCCCACACAGATTGGGAAGAACTTCTTAAGAGAAAATGGAACAAGCGAGCTCGTCCTTTGTCTCAGGTGgaatggaaagaaaaacaagctaggAACATGAACGTTAATGTTGATGATTGTGCCGAGTTCCTCATGGGTCGGAGGTGTGGCAGAAGACGTAGGCTACTTTTTCGAAATGGATATTATTTGACCATACAACCCGATGGAAGCGTGAGAGGGACTAAGGACAAAGACTCGCCTTATG CCACTGTCGAGATTTGTTCCGTTGGAGCTGGATTGGTGAAAATCGCTGGAGTAGAGACAGAGTTTTTCTTGACAATTGATGATTCTGGAACGTTGCGCGCAACG GATGCAGACAGCGAAGAGTGCGTTTTCGAAGACGTTATGGTCAGAGACTTCTATAGCGCTTACAAGTCATACTTGTACTCAAATCAACATTGGACAGTGGCAATAAGCGACGACGATGGCAAAGCTTTCACTGCATGTTGTCAGGGGCCTCTTGATTCGGATCTTCAAGCACATTTACTCCCCGAGATGGTACCCGAAAGTGACACTTCATCGGACGAAGAGTCAATTCCTGAATCGCAAACGTCACGCTATGGGTCACGTTACGTCAGAATGGATACGTCACGCTCTCTGGAAAGGCAAACGTCACGCCTCATTGACCTCCTTAATTTTGATCTCGAGGTTTGTTTGCTAGCGGAATTCAAAGAAGACGATGCAGTGAACGTTGTAACATTTCCTGATAACAAAGTTGATCTTGGACCCTCTCTTTCAGAGATACTCAAAGAGCTAGGAACCAGTTTATAA